Proteins from a single region of Ischnura elegans chromosome 2, ioIscEleg1.1, whole genome shotgun sequence:
- the LOC124153295 gene encoding uncharacterized protein LOC124153295, producing MAGRVSIGGKEMDLQQALEQMHNKLRELSEENEKLRADNGAAAADRGPTKNFGVLGSVEGFSGKPGESVTLFFDKLERAAELGGLSDSEKLHVAVLRLSGEAAEYFRSREECMHAANYEELKELLLQRYRSKRSARFYREMLINIRMSPGEDIETFADRIRKINSQTYEIDGAAEHVAATRFEADQRALDTFLRGLPGELGRQCRLTAPKFFDEAVQAAMRIQEVEGCFKERPQPTRHIFRAPREMACFNCGEEGHFARECKTRRRCHSCGREGHIARECRNRRRGEGNGNLNAAGADVAANRGPW from the coding sequence ATGGCCGGAAGAGTGAGCATTGGAGGGAAGGAGATGGACCTGCAACAGGCCTTAGAACAAATGCACAACAAACTCCGGGAGCTGAGTGAGGAGAACGAGAAGCTCCGGGCTGACAACGGTGCAGCCGCCGCAGATAGAGGACCGActaaaaattttggtgttcttgGATCCGTAGAGGGGTTCTCTGGGAAACCAGGGGAGTCGGTGACTCTCTTCTTTGATAAATTGGAAAGGGCAGCCGAGTTGGGAGGGTTGTCAGATTCAGAGAAACTACACGTCGCCGTGCTACGGCTAAGCGGGGAAGCCGCCGAGTATTTCCGCAGCAGGGAGGAATGTATGCATGCAGCCAACTACGAAGAACTGAAAGAACTACTCCTCCAGCGATACCGCAGTAAAAGAAGCGCAAGGTTTTACCGGGAAATGCTCATCAACATACGCATGTCACCCGGCGAAGATATCGAGACCTTCGCGGACCGCATCcgaaaaattaattcacaaacGTACGAAATAGACGGAGCGGCCGAGCACGTCGCCGCAACACGTTTCGAGGCAGACCAACGTGCTCTCGATACGTTTCTCCGCGGCCTTCCGGGTGAATTGGGGAGGCAGTGCCGCCTGACGGCGCCGAAATTTTTCGAcgaagcggtccaagcggcgatGCGAATCCAAGAGGTGGAGGGATGCTTCAAGGAGCGGCCACAACCAACCAGACACATCTTCCGCGCACCGAGGGAGATGGCGTGCTTCAATTGCGGGGAAGAGGGCCACTTCGCGAGGGAATGCAAGACAAGGAGACGCTGTCATTCCTGCGGGAGAGAGGGCCACATCGCGCGGGAATGCCGGAACCGCCGCCGAGGGGAGGGCAACGGGAATTTAAACGCTGCTGGGGCCGACGTCGCCGCCAACCGCGGCCCCTGGTAA